The halophilic archaeon DL31 nucleotide sequence ACGACCATCCAGAGACCTGATGTACTAGTCGGTAATACGAAGAGGCAACGCTATTCGGAGAGAAGGTCGTCCACGTACTGGTCTTCCCAGTCGCGCCGTGCTTTGACCTCTCGCTCTCCCCGACGGGTGACCGAGTACACGTTGGTCCGGCGGTCGGCCTGTCCTTTCTCGATCAATCCTTTGTCGACGAGTGTGTCGAGGTTCGGGTAGAGACGGCCGTGATGGATTTCCTTCTCGTAGTAGTTCTCGAGTTCCTCCTTGATCGCCAGACCGTGTGGTTCTTTGAGGCCAGCCGACACGTAGAGCAGATCGCGCTGGAAACCGGTGAGGTCGTACATATCAGAACCCATGGCGATATGCGGCTTAAGCATGGTGATCGGCGGATTGAGAATACTGATGACAGCGTGCCGTCAGACATGAACGATTGTGAGGAACCCATCAGGATTTGGGAATCCTTTTATGACAGGATCTGGGACCACAGGCCATGCGAATGATGGACACACCGATCAATGCGGACGACTCTCCAGATTCTATGACTACGTCGATCACTGCCGACTGGGACGCTGGTACAGAAAATACTCCTGTCTACGCGGTTGTCTCCGCCGTTGCCGAGGCAGAAGATGTCGACCATGTTGATCTGCCACCGCTTTACAACGTGATCGATCCGGAAGCATTGAACGATCTGTTTCTATCTGATTCTGGTGGCGTTTCCACCGCCGAGTTCGAGTACGCTGGGTATTCTGTTGTTGTCCGCGGCGAGGGCACGGTCGAGGTTCGACCGGCTAACGTTTAGTCGACTGTTCTAGATAGGGGGTTCCTGTTCCCACCGCAGTGAGAACGTTCTCACTCCGAATCAATCCTCTTGAGGAGTTCACTGCGACGATAACTGATATTATTTTTTCTGGTTCCTCCCACTACATCCCAGAAACAGATAATATGCGGCGAAAGTGATTTTTGCTTTGGTATGGTATCTGGTGTAAATGGACCTCTCCCGCCGCCAGCTCCTTTCGACCTCTACCGCAGGCGCGATATCCCTCTCCATGGCAGGAACAGTACAGGCCGCTACAGACAGTGCTTCCTCTGCTGATGCCCGATCGGATCTACCTACATTAGACGGTCCTATTGACTCGGTGATTACAGAGACCCAGCAGGAAATCGAACTTTCAGAAGATAATCCGTACAAGGCCTATACCTTTCCGAGGTTTGATGAAACTGCTGTCATTGAGTACGAGGTTCGTCCGGAAAAGTTAGGGGCGGAACCTGACGTTCTCGTCCTGGATCATTATGGGTTCAGTGAATACGAGGTGCAGGTCGGTTTATACCCTGTTCTAG carries:
- a CDS encoding transcriptional regulator PadR family protein (PFAM: Transcriptional regulator PadR N-terminal-like~KEGG: htu:Htur_4072 transcriptional regulator, PadR-like family) produces the protein MLKPHIAMGSDMYDLTGFQRDLLYVSAGLKEPHGLAIKEELENYYEKEIHHGRLYPNLDTLVDKGLIEKGQADRRTNVYSVTRRGEREVKARRDWEDQYVDDLLSE
- a CDS encoding hypothetical protein (KEGG: htu:Htur_4765 hypothetical protein), producing the protein MRMMDTPINADDSPDSMTTSITADWDAGTENTPVYAVVSAVAEAEDVDHVDLPPLYNVIDPEALNDLFLSDSGGVSTAEFEYAGYSVVVRGEGTVEVRPANV